In the genome of Arthrobacter sp. PAMC25284, the window ACAATGGGTAGGACCTCCCGGACCATCGAGGCGAGGCCCAGGAGCATCCCGAAGACCCAGTCCGCAGCGCCTGCATCTGTTGCCGGCGGCTGCACGGGTGCAGCATCGCCGAAGTTGTACACCCACGTTCCGTACAGCTGGACGCCGATCATGGGCACCATCACGCACAAGGCCACGAGGCCAAAGCCGTCTGCGAGCGGGCTCCGCCCCCGGATCGAGTTGGCCAGGCCGAGCCCGATGGCCGCAATCAACGGAACGGTGACGATATTTGTGGTCACGCCGCCGGAATCGTAGGCCAGGCCCACAATTTCCGGCGGAGCCACAAAGGTGAGCCCGAGTACCGCCGCGTAGCCGCCGATCAGCAGTTTGTGGATTGCCCAGCCGCGCAGCACGCGGAGAACACCGAGTACCAGGACCAGCCCCACCGACAGCGCGATGACGACGCGGAGGGTGAAGCCGTTGATCCGGCCGCCGCTGACAAGCTGCGCCTGGTCCGCTACCGCGATCAACGCCGGTTCTGCGATGGATGCCGCGAAGCCGATGGCAAAACCGAACGGCAGGAGCAGCCCGAGGGCACCTCGGCGGACGAATTGGTTGGCGAGATTCTTGCCGACGGGAAATACGCTGAGGTCCAGGCCATGGAGGAACAGGGCGATGCCTACGCCCACGATGAGAACGCCGGCCAGGAGATCCATGGGATTATCGGGAACGGTCCGGAAGATCCCGGCCTGGAACACCACCACGACGGCCACGATCGGCAGGAGATTCTTCAGTGCCTTGCTAAATTCGCGGGCGAAGCGGAGTAGGTGCTCCATGGAGTCCTCTACCTGGTGATAATGCCAGTTTCCAGTCAGTCTGCCGGGTGCAACGAACAGTGTCCACGGGAGAATTTTCCGGTAGAAGCGGCTCGCCGCAGGGCGGCGAGCAGAAGACGAACGATTCCAGCCAGGCCCGCCGGGACCGACGCCCCTATGAACCGGCCCGGCCCGGCCGTACGTTCGAGCATGGAACAACACCCCCGGAGCCGTCGGCATCTTGTCCGTATTGGGCATCCTGCTGATTTTTCTCGTGATGCTCATGGGGGCATTCCCACGGTTCCTTGCGTGGCTCGGCATCGCCACCGGCGGCCTGGGTATCGTGGCGGAGACGCTCCGGCACGCCGTCCCGGCGCTCTACCCGGGCTACGGACTGCTGATGTGGATGTGGTTCGTGACGATGGGGATTGCGCTGATCCGGCTGGCAGCCCGAATCAAGCCATGCCGCGCACCGCGAATGAGCAGCCCGCGGCCGCCCCAAAGCTAGAGTTGTGCGCATGACGCAGGGCAACTCGGCCACCGAGCCACTCGTACACATCCAGGACTTCCGCATGGACTTCGGGGACAAGACCGTCATCAAGGACCTGTCCTTCGACGTCCGGGCCGGCGAGACGTTCGGCTTCCTGGGCAGTAACGGTTCCGGGAAAACCACCACGCTGCGGGCGCTGCTGGGGATTTACCAGCCGACCGCCGGGACGTTGCACATCAGCGGCAAGCCGTTCACACCCGCAGACGGGGCCCGGCTCGGATACCTGCCCGAAGAGCGCGGGCTCTACAAAAAAGAATCCGTCCTGGACGTCATGGTCTACTTCGGCCGACTCAAAGGCCTGGACAAGTCCAAGGCGAAGGCCTGGTCACAGAATTACCTCGAGCGCGTGGACCTGGCCGATAAGGCCGGCGTGCGGCTGGATAAGCTCTCCGGCGGCCAGCAGCAGAAAATCCAGCTCGGCGTCACCATCATGAACGAGCCTGAACTGCTGATCCTGGACGAACCCACCAAGGGTTTTGACCCGGTCAACCGGCGCCTCCTGATGGACATCATCGAGGAACAAAAACTCGCGGGCGCAACCGTCATCATGGTCACCCACCAGATGGAAGAAGTGGAACGGCTCTGCGACCGCGTCATTCTCCTCAAGGACGGCACCGCGCGTGCGTACGGGACCGTGGCCGCCGTGCAGGAACAATTTGGCGGGACGCTATACCGGCTCAGCTACGACGGCGTCCTGCCCGCCTCGACGCTGTTCGACGTCGTCTCCGACGCCGGCGGACACGCCGAACTCTCTCCCTGCTCCGGCGGTGACGAAGCGACGGTACTGCGTGAACTCATCGGGGCCGGCGTCGCCGTCCGCTCATTCACCACCGCACGTACATCCCTGGACGAGGTCTTCATCAAGATCTACGGGGAAGCCCACGAACTGGCAGAGGCATCAACAACATGACCAACCAGACGCCCGCCCGCTCCACCGCGCAGCCCGCTCCCGCCGGCAGTTCGACGCCGCCGGCACCGGCCCGGTCCACATCCGTCCGGCACAACCTCGGCACCGTCGTCGGGTTCGAATTCGGCCGCACGGTCAAGAAACGCCGCTTCTGGATCGCGACCCTGGCCATCCCCGTGGTGATCGCCATCGTGGTCCTGCTTGTTTTTGTCAGCAACTCCACTACGGCGGCGAGCGAGGATGCGCAGAAGGACGCCGCAGTCTCCTTCACGTACACCGACGACTCCGGGCTCATCCCGGCCGACCTCGCCTCGGCCATGGGCGGCCGGATCGCGGATGATCCCGCCGCGGCGCTGCAGGACGTCAAGGCCGGACTCACGGAGGCCTACTTCGCCTACCCGTCTGACCCGGTCACGACTCCGATCAAGGTCTACGGCGCCGATCAGGGAATTTTCGCGAACGGCAGGTACGACGCCGTCGCCACTCAACTCCTGGTGACAGCGGCGAAGGCCAAAGTCGGTTCGCCGCAACTGACCGCAATCGCGAGCGGCAACGTCCGTACCGAGGCCCAGACGTTTAGGGATGGCCAGGCGGCCGGCGGGATCGGCTCCGTCATGCCGCCGCTGATGTTCCTGCTGATCTTCTACGTCACCCTGATTTTGCTCTCCAACCAGATGCTCAACAGCACCCTGGAGGAGAAGGAAAACCGGGTCACCGAGATGATTCTGACCACTCTGAACCCGACCACCCTGATCATCGGAAAAGTCATCGCACTGTTTATGGTCGGGCTCGTCCAGATGCTCGTGTTCCTGACACCTGTCGCCGTCGGATATATCTTCTTCCGCGAGAAGCTCGCCTTCCCCGACTTCGATCTCTCCGCCCTCAGCTTCGAGCCCGGGCCGCTGATAGTTGGTGCATTGCTGCTCCTGGGTGGCTTCACCGTCTTCACCGGTGTCCTGGTCGCGATCGGCGCAGTGATGCCGACGGCCAAGGACGCCGGGACGATCTTCGGGCCGCTGATGGCACTGATCTTCATCCCCTTCTACACACTGGGACTCATCGTCTCCGATCCGCACTCGCCGATAGTGCAGGTCTTCACGTACTTCCCGCTCTCCGCCCCAGTGACGGCCATGCTCCGCAACGGCTTTGGCACGCTGAGCCCCGTCGAGTCCACCATTGTCATCGCCGAACTCTTTATCACCGGCGCCCTGATCCTCCGGCTGGCCGTCCACCTGTTCCGCTACGGATCCATCCAGTACACGTCCAAGCTCTCGATCTCCGGGACCTTCCGCAGGCGCACAGCGCCAACCGGGAAGTGACGCCGGACTGACCACGGCTCCCGTCGTCTTCAGCGACCTCTTCCTGTCGGTAGCCGCGCGTCGCATAATCAGCTGCCCCGGGGTCGCCTAGCATCGGAGCATCAAGTTTCTTGGGGGAAATGATGAACAAAGCGCAGCGGCGCGCTCACATGGAGCAGCCTTGTCCGAAGTGCGGTGCCCGGGTCGTTCCAATCTGGAAAGATGAGCGGTCCGCGGCCGACTCACAACCGGACTGGCAGGTGAGTGCCCGGCAGTGCAGCAGCCAGGGGTGCTGGCTCAACGACTCGAAACGATGGCCGGCTTTGGCATAAACCGTCTCTACAGACCTGAAGCAGTAGCCTCAGGACCACGGCCCGCCACACGACTACCAGTCACTACCGTAGTAAGACACGTGCCGCCACGTATTCCTCCGGGTCACGCATTCAGCTTAAACGTGCCTATTAGATCTGGTCAGATGTTTTCCCGGAAATAATGTAAGTCAATCCGAAGTACTGCTCCGTCACTTCAACATTGGTCAGTAATTCTTGTGCTGTTTTACAGATCAGTTCCCAGGGGCGGCCCGAAGCCCATTCGCCAGTCACAGCATAGGGCTTCATTAAGGCAACTGCGGCCGACGCAATCAGGGAAGGCCACGGCGCAGGGATCTGTAGTTCCAGAAGCACAAGACGTCCCCCGGGAACCAGCGAATTGACTCCGTTCCTTATTACCTGTTCAATTTCAGGAAAAATTGACAGTGCATAGCTGGAGAACACTGCGTTCACCTTCGCTGGATTTTGAAAAGTTGAGGCGTCATGCTGGATTAACGTGACATTATTCCATTTGTGCTGGAAAACCCGTTTTTGGGCTTGTTGCAACATGGCATCCGTAAGATCCACGCCTGTGATATGGCCGGTGGAACCGATGTAACGTTGAAAGAGCGAAAAGTTCAAGCCGGTGCCGCAACCCAACTCCAGAACCTTATCGCCCGGCTGGAGGTCCAGCGCTTCCACGGCCTGCCGCCTGTATTTCCACTCCCGATAGCCGAATAGATAATATAGGTTCGCTGTGAAATCGTATCTTGCAGCGCGCTTGCGATACGTGTGGATAATGGACGTTATCCGCGAGGATTCCATCTCTGTGCTCCCCTCATCCAGTTACGGTGACCGTGGAGCCGGAGTCCCCGACGCTCAGGCGGATCCCGCGGCTCGGGACCCGACGGGTCCGGCCGGCTCAGGTGACCGTGAGGCGGGTGTACATCCCGGCCCAATAGTGACCCGGCAGGTTGCAAAACAATTCATATCGTCCTGGTGCAAGATCCAGGGTGATCCATCCGGCCGCAGACGGAAGAATCCCGTCGCCTTCGCCTTCGGCACAGGTGGCGGCGGCCTCCGCCAAACTGCCACGCTCATCAATTTTTCCGTCCCGGCCAACCGGTCGGGTTCCTGCGATCTGGGTACCTGCCAGCGGGACGATCATCATTTCGTGAGGGATGTTTCCCACGTTCGTAACGAAAAAGGACACCTCGCCGCCGGCCACGGTGGTCCTGTCTGCGGTCAGAAGCATGCTGCCGCGCATCATCCCGGAACCGCCCATCATGGCACCTCCCATGTCGGATGCCGTGACGTTGATGACCGTACCGAGGAGGCCGGGCGCCGTGCATCGGGCTGGACCGGGGAATGCGTAGCCGCCCGCGTTCGTTCCGCCGCTCAAGAAAACCACCACCAACATGGACATGGCAGTCAGGACAATCGCTGCGATGGAACCCAGGACAATGTGCGCTTTGCGGGACAGGGTTTTCATTGCTTATTTCGAAGAACGGAGCGGCGCTCATTGAGCTCGTTCGCGTCGATTTCGCCGCGGGCGAAGCGTTCGTTCAGGATCTGTTCCGGGTCACTGTACGGGGGGTGCGGCGGCCCGTAGGACCCGCCCATACCCGGCCGTCCGCCGCGGATCAGGAGAATCACGACGGCCGCCACCGCTCCCCAGAACAGCAGCATCATCAGCGCCATGACCACCCAGCCGACAATGCCGCCGTCGCCATACCATCCGTACATCATGTCCGAACCTCCGTCGTCTCGCTCGCGACTGCTGACTCACCTTCACTGTCGTCGGTCCCGGGTCAGAAAAACAGGGTCCTTGGACCGTAAGGCCGTCGCAGCGATGCGGTGGCCAGAGCCGGTGTCACTGTGCGACCGCGTTCCACAGAGGAGCGGACCGCGGCCGATGCCCAGCTGAACCGGCAGGTCATGGCCCGGCAGCCTGGGCTGACGGATCAGCGACTCGAGACGATGACCGGCGCTGGCTTTACGCGTCACCCGCTCATACGTCACCCGCCCGTCGGCGGGGCGGCACCCGGGTTGCCAGCCGGCGCGTATGCGAACACGTAGGCGAACGCAGGCCTGGTGTAGCCGACTCCCCGCCCGGCAGCACGGATCAGCTCAGGCCGGTTGCCGTCCGGGTTCTTCGGTACCAGATATCGGTCAAGACGGTCCGTGTCCAGCAGGTACGTCTCACCGCGGTGGGTCACGGCGGCTTCGAGCCGCAGCGTGGGATCGAGGGCGGCAAGGCTGGCGTCTCCGTGGCTTGCGTTCGCGAGCAGCAGCCCGCCCGGCTTGAGATACCTCCGGCAGTTCTCCCAGACCGGCCCGGCGTAAAGCGAGATCAGCAGATCGAACCCCTGATCCGGGACTGCCAGAGCCGTCGTATAGTCGGCGGCAAGGAATTCGACCTCCGTTCCCGCACCGGGAACAGTACGGCCGTGTAGTTCGGCCCGCACAAGATCCACGTCACCGAAGAACGCTTCCGCCCGGCGGTCGGTGTCAACGTACGTGACCGCCGGGATCACCGTCGACGGGGACAGGTCGACGTAGCTGCCCGGGTAGAGTGCACGCTCCGGAGCCCAGGCCCGCGCGAGCGCACCGAACATCCCGGACCGGTCCCCGATGGAGTTCCGGTACCTCGACCATGCGGCTTTCGGCCGGGGTGTCACACAGCGTGCCCTTCAGGACCGCGGGCGTCAGTTCCGCCCGGGGCCGAGCCCGGTGTCGCTGCGGGCGGCACCGGGCTCGACACCTTCTGCGGGCGAAGCGCCACTACCCCGGCCAGGATCAGCAGCACGGCGATGCCGTGCAGGGCGTCGATCGGTTCACCCACCAGCAGCCAGCCGATTGCCAGCGCGACGACCGGCGGGATGTAGGTCGCGCTCGACGCCATGATTGCTCCAAGCCGGTCAACGATGAAGTAGTACAGGATGTAGGCGGTTCCGGTGCCAAGCAGCCCCAGCCCGAGGACCATGGCAACCAATGCCCGGAGATCTCCACCGATGGCCGTGATGCCGTTGAAGTCTGTCACGACGGCGAGTGTCAGCAGCGCGAGGCCCATCTGGTACGTGGTGAGCGCGGCGGCCGGTATCGACAGCCCCACCAGGAACTTCCGTGCATAGACGAAGGACAGCCCCACGCTCGCGGAGCCAAGCAGCATAAAGGAAACCCCGGCCGGGTCCACGGAGCCGGCTGCGTTCCACGGGCGGGCGATCAGCAGCACCCCGGCGAAGCCCGCCACGACCCCGAGGATCCGCAGCGCGGTGATACGTTCGCTGCGCAGGAACACTGCGGCGGCGAGGAACGTGAACAGCGGGATCGCGCCGCTGAGCGCCCCCGCGATCCCCGATGGCAGCAGCGCGGTCCCCGATGCGAAGGCGAAAAAGTAGGCGCTGGTCGCCAGGACGGACATCACGACGAAGTGTTGGATGTGCCGCAGATGGCTGAGTTTAATGTCCCGACGGATGAGGGCGTAGGCGAGGACGGGCAGGAACCCGCAGGCCACCCTGAGGAAGGTGATCTGGCCTGCCGTGATCGTCTCGGAGGCCCACTTCATAAAAATGAAATTGCTGCCCCAGATCAGCCCGAGCGCGCCGAACGCGGCCATGGCTGTCTTCTGCGCCCGTTGCAGGTTCATTCGGTGCCGGCCACAGACTCGGTTGCGGCGGAAGAGATCGTCATGCCTGTGACGGTACAACCACGGCTGCGGCACAGTGAAATTTGTGCGGCGCTGCCCCGCCATCCTGGCCATCCCGTCATCCCGGCCGTGACACAGCCGGTCAGGCGCGCTGTTCCCGCAGCCTCCCGCCGCTGAGCTCCAGAACCCGGTGCGCATGATCCCAGGCATACGCCAGGTCGTGGGTGACAAAAACTACGCCAGCCCCGCGAGCGGCGGCGTCGTCGACGGCGGCCCGCAGCAGCAGCAAGCCGTGCCGGTCCAGCCCGACGGTCGGTTCGTCGAGCACAAGCAGCGCCGGCCCGCGGGCGAGCACCGTCGCGAGGGCGAGCAGGCGTTGCCTGGACGCCGATAGCTCGGCCGGGTGCTCCCCGGCCGAGGCGGCAAGCCCGACGGCGGCCAGCGCCTCGAGCGCCTTCGCCTCAGCGTCGTCCCGGGCCGACCGCGCTGTTCCAGGTCGGGACCACGTTCCGGCCAGCAGCGCCCGCAACCGGCCGCGGCCACGCTCCGCTCGGGCATCGGCTCTCCGGCTGTGCAGGTCGCGAAGCCCGAAGCGGACTTCGCGCAGCACGGTCCGTTCGAAGAGCTGGTCGCCAGGGTGCTGGAACAACAGGCCGACGGAGGCGGCGACCATCCCGGCAGGACTGCCTGCGATGTCATTGCCGCAGATCCGCACGTCCCCGGATGTGGGCTGCAGGAGGCCACTGAAGTGCTTCAAGAGAGTGGATTTTCCGGCACCGTTGGGGCCCGTGATGGCAACTACCTCACCCGGCTGGACCGTCAAATCCAGGTTCCGCAGGACCTGCTTCTCCCGGACCGGCCCGGGCTCCACTGCCCTCCCCCGATCTCGCAACATTTTGGACACCGGGGCGTAGCCGAAGCACACGCCGCTAAGCTCAAGGATCCCTGCGGCGTCTGGCCTGCCGGTGGCAGGGGTCAACGGCAGACGGCGGGTTCCGGAATACTGCAGGCCGGGTGCCATCACGCCCGAAGCCTCGAGCGCTGCGGAGCCGGCCAGTTGCTTCGGAGATCCGGTGGAAGTGACCGTGCCGCCGTCGAGGACCGTCCAGTGTGAGGCTGCCTGGGCCAGCCGGTCAGCTGCCTGGCTGAGGACAAGAACGGCAGTCCCGGCCTCGAGCAGTGCCCGGACGAGGTGCAGGACCTCGCCGGTGCCGGTCCGGTCCAGGGACGCCAGCGGCTCATCCAGTATCAGGACTTCCGGGCCCGTAATGACGGCGCAGCCCAGCGCAAGCCGTCGCTGCTCCCCGCCGGACAGCGTCGCCGGGTCACGGTCCAGCAACCCGGCCAGACCTGCCAAGTCCGCCGTCCGGGCAACCTCGCGGCGCATGTCATCCCTTGCCATGCCCCGGCTTTCCAGGCCGAAGGCCAGTTCCTCCGCCACAGTGGCCCGCACGGTGGAGAGCATGGCGGCCGCGTTCTGCGGGACGAAGCCCACCCGGTATGACCATGCTGCCGGGTTGATCAGCGGATCTTCCGGCGAACCGTGGAACTCCAACCGGTCGGCGCCCAGCGCCAGGCTGCCCGTCAGAGTGCCTGCGTGGCCGGGCCGCAGCCAGCCGGCCAGCAGCTTGCCCAGCGTGGTCTTGCCGCTCCCGGAGCCGCCCAAAACAGCTGTCAGCGTGCCTGAGTGTACTGCCAGTGCGGCCTGATGAAGCACCGGGGCGTCGTCTCCGTGGTAGCTGAAGGCCTCAATCGAGGCGCTGAGAACCGGCGGAGCCATGGTCACCATGCCGTCACCGCCCGAGGCCGGGAAGGGATTGAACGAGGCGAAAACCTACCATGCAGGCGGCCGCCAGGAGGGTCGCCGCCCGGAAGCGCCGCTGGGCCGGCGAATCAACAACCTCCCGGTAACTGCTCCGCGCCCCGGGCCCGCCGAATCCCCGTGCGTCCAGTGCCTGTGCCCGGCTGGCCGCGTCCGAAGTCAAGGCCAGGACCAGCGGCACCATCTGCAGGCGTGTTGCCGCCAACCGGGACGTCAAGCCACCGCGGAGGACCAGTCCGCGGGCCTCCTGGGCCTGCCTGATACGGTCCAGGCGGCCGGCGATCGCGGGCAGGAGCGTCAGGGTGGACGCCAGGACGAAGCCAACGCGCGGCGCAAGCCTGCCCATTGTAAGAACGGTCACTAGGTCGGGGACGCTCACCGTGAAGGAGAAAAGCAGAAACACCAGCACGGGCACGGCGGTGCGCGCCGCCGATTCCCCGGCGAATGCCAGTCCTTCAGCGGTGACCCGGGCCGGCCCCCATTCCGCCAGGACGATACTGCCTTCGGGAAAGAACAGCCCGTGGATCATCAGGAGCGACAGCCCCAGCGGCATCAGGATGACGGCCGCGGCAGGCAGCACCCGTCCGGCGACGCCCAGCCGCACCGCTCCCAGAGCTACTGCGGCCGTGACCGTGATGGACAGCACCCAGCTGGACGCCGCCGTCGTGATAACCGCGGTGCACGCTGCCGCCGTCAGTGCGGTGAGTGGATGGAGGCGCTGGCGCACAGTCTTAGGCTTTGGTGTCCCGCGGAGCTTTGCCGGCGAGCACCCGGAACCTGCGGACGAACGGGAACTGCAGGGTCGTCCGGCGCGGCAGCGCATACGCCAGCAGGGCGGCAATCACGAACACGATCGCCTTGTCCATGGGGTCAGAGATGAGCGCCTGCTTGGTGACCGCAGCGAGCAGCGTGTCGCCCATGGCCCGGAACGCGCTGACAATTGCACCGGTTCCGATGCCCGAGGTACCGCCGAACACGAAGGCGGCGATCGGCGCGGAGACAACGCCGGCGAGGACTCCGGTGATGAAACCGGCCACGGGTGCCAGGTAGAAGCGGCGGAACAGGCCGCCGCGGGCGGCCATGCCGGCGAGGAAGCCGATAAGGGCCGCGCCGGCCGCGAACGGAAGCACGGTGGGATTGAAGAAGGACCAGACAATGCTGCTGAGTGCCCCGGTGGCGGCGCCAGCGGCCGGTCCGGCCAGAACGGCGATCAGCACGGTGCCGATTGCATCAAAGTAGAACGGAAGCCCTGTGCTGCCCATCAGTTGACCGAGAACAACGTTGAGCACGAGCGCTACGGGAATGAGGACCAGCGTGGAGGTAGGCAGGGCCGGAAGGACCGCGACAATCAGCAGCATTGCGCCGAGGAGGAAGCCTCCGAGGGCCACGAGGGCCGAGAAACTGGCGAGACCGTTCGTGATATCCGCCGGTTGGGTGAGGACAAGGAAGGCGTACGTCGCCGCGATCGCGGCAGCGCCGGCGAGTTCGAGCAGGCGGCGGCCGCGGCCGGCCGCCTGTCCAGAGGCGGGGATAATCAGTGCGGGCTGTGACATGGGGATGGTCCTTCGGCTGGGAGTTGGAACGTCCGCCTCATGTCACCTCGGCGCAGCTACCATCTTAGCGGCGCCCGGACCCGTGCGCCTTTCGACGATGGATTGACCGGCTGATCACCGGCAACCGCGGCGCCATGGCAGAGCGCGCAGGACCTCGGACGAGTCAGCGGGCGACGACGTCCTTCAGCCAGGCCATGGCAGCGTCCCTGGATGTAAAGAACTCGTGCGGGTATGTGGTTGCCCGGCTCGTGGCGGCAGCGACGACCCGGTCCACCGGGCTGGAGCCGAGGACCGCAATCGCCAGCACACCGCTGCTTCGCGCGAACTCGGATCGGGCACCCGCGCTGAACTCCACGTCGGTCATCTCCGAGAGCATCGGCATCGGCTTCCCGCCGCTGATCCGTTGCACCGCCAGCATGGCATCCCTTGCGCCGTCGGCGTCCACGAAAGAGCCGGGCCGCCAAGTACTAAAGAGTATTCCTGCGCTGACGCGGACAGAATTCTTACCGTCGGCGGCGTCGATGTGTTCCGGCTTCATTTCAATGATTCTAGGCCTGACCTGCGAAAACACCACCAACGGGGATGCGCGCAGAGCGTGTCGAGGTTCACTTCGTGCTGCTCGGCGTCGAATGTTACGGGGCGCTCCCGGATCGCAGCGGATTCTGCGCCGGCGGCCGATTCCCAGTCAGCAGCGGGCAGGCCCTGTGCGCAGCCCCGCGGCCAGCGCCCCAACCGAGGAGATCAGCTCTTCGAAGCACTGGTCCGGGTCGTTTCCGGTGACGATCCGGGCGTTCGGCGGCAGCCCCCACAGCCCGCGGTAATCCGCGACCGTAGTGCCGATGAGCAACGGCGAGTCCGTCTCGACGTCGACCGTTGCCAGCCGGGCCGTGACGGAGGTGCGCCCGGCCGCAGCGGCGGCCGCGAACGCATCGTGCATGTGCGCCACGTAGCCCTGGTCGTAAAGCCGGTGGAACTCCATGTAGAACCGGATCGCGTCGGAAAGGCACGCGACGAGCGGGTTGCTGGACCCGCTGCGCAGACCCTCGGGCTGGTCGGGCAGGACCAGTTCGGGGTCTTCGGCGCCCGCGGCTTCGGCGAGTGCGCGCAGGTGCGCGGGGCGCATCTCAATCCGCTCCGTGGTTTCCAGGGCACACACCAGCGGCAACTGCTCCTCCGGCAGTCCGCGGTAGGCCGCGAAGACTTCCTTGGCCGCGTGCGGGTCCACCGAGACGTTCCATTCCGCCGTCGGTGTCGTGTTGCCCTGATAGTTGAAGCAGCCGCCCATGATGACCAGGCCCTTGAGCAGCCGCGGAAGTTCCGGTT includes:
- a CDS encoding ECF transporter S component, which codes for MSQPALIIPASGQAAGRGRRLLELAGAAAIAATYAFLVLTQPADITNGLASFSALVALGGFLLGAMLLIVAVLPALPTSTLVLIPVALVLNVVLGQLMGSTGLPFYFDAIGTVLIAVLAGPAAGAATGALSSIVWSFFNPTVLPFAAGAALIGFLAGMAARGGLFRRFYLAPVAGFITGVLAGVVSAPIAAFVFGGTSGIGTGAIVSAFRAMGDTLLAAVTKQALISDPMDKAIVFVIAALLAYALPRRTTLQFPFVRRFRVLAGKAPRDTKA
- a CDS encoding STAS/SEC14 domain-containing protein, which gives rise to MKPEHIDAADGKNSVRVSAGILFSTWRPGSFVDADGARDAMLAVQRISGGKPMPMLSEMTDVEFSAGARSEFARSSGVLAIAVLGSSPVDRVVAAATSRATTYPHEFFTSRDAAMAWLKDVVAR
- a CDS encoding nucleoside hydrolase gives rise to the protein MAAELPPPGPTVLMDVDTGIDDALALVYLLSRPEVTIQAITCTAGNVGARQVALNNLALLELCGRQGIEVAVGAEVPLQIPLVTTEETHGPQGIGHAELPLPQQAISPRHAVDVWVEEVRARPGEITGLITGPLTNFALALRREPELPRLLKGLVIMGGCFNYQGNTTPTAEWNVSVDPHAAKEVFAAYRGLPEEQLPLVCALETTERIEMRPAHLRALAEAAGAEDPELVLPDQPEGLRSGSSNPLVACLSDAIRFYMEFHRLYDQGYVAHMHDAFAAAAAAGRTSVTARLATVDVETDSPLLIGTTVADYRGLWGLPPNARIVTGNDPDQCFEELISSVGALAAGLRTGPARC